A DNA window from Litorivicinus lipolyticus contains the following coding sequences:
- the fabI gene encoding enoyl-ACP reductase FabI: MNLNGLHGLVIGVANQHSIAWGCAKAYAGAGARLTMTYQNAKALAHVAPLAESIGATLVELDVRNPAQWDALFEPLEALDFALHAIAFAPKADLHGPLVNASLDGFSMAMEVSCYSLIELARRARPHMTQGGAITTLSYYGAQRVVPNYQLMGPVKAALEASVRQLSVDLGADAIRVNALSPGPIATRAASGLAHFDELMAIAAKNAPLGELTTIDDVGQFATFLASPSARHVTGQTLYVDAGYCIRD, translated from the coding sequence ATGAATCTGAACGGGTTACACGGACTGGTTATTGGCGTCGCCAACCAGCACTCAATCGCCTGGGGCTGCGCCAAAGCCTATGCCGGCGCCGGCGCGCGCTTAACGATGACCTATCAAAACGCCAAGGCGCTGGCACATGTGGCCCCGCTTGCCGAGTCCATTGGCGCCACGTTGGTTGAACTGGACGTGCGCAATCCGGCCCAATGGGACGCCCTGTTTGAGCCGCTCGAAGCGCTTGACTTTGCCCTGCACGCGATTGCATTTGCGCCCAAGGCGGACCTGCACGGCCCACTGGTGAATGCCAGCTTGGATGGCTTTTCAATGGCCATGGAGGTGTCCTGCTATTCCCTGATCGAATTGGCTCGGCGCGCCCGGCCACACATGACACAAGGCGGCGCGATCACCACCCTGAGCTATTACGGGGCGCAGCGCGTGGTGCCGAACTACCAACTAATGGGGCCGGTCAAAGCGGCCCTGGAAGCCAGCGTGCGCCAATTATCTGTGGACCTGGGCGCCGACGCGATACGGGTCAATGCGCTGTCCCCAGGCCCAATTGCGACGCGAGCCGCGTCCGGGTTGGCGCATTTCGATGAGTTGATGGCGATCGCTGCGAAAAACGCGCCGCTGGGTGAGCTGACCACGATCGACGACGTTGGCCAATTCGCGACCTTCCTGGCCTCGCCCAGTGCCCGTCACGTGACCGGGCAAACGCTGTACGTCGACGCGGGGTATTGCATCCGTGACTGA
- a CDS encoding histone deacetylase family protein → METLFVTHPACQQHDTGYGHPECAGRLQAIEEHLAVTQLMDYLSYRRASPASDRQLLRVHTAELLARVHAPMPPQGYHHLDPDTRVSAGSARAARLAAGAVVEAVDAVISGQAQTAFCAVRPPGHHANAGAASGFCLFNNIAVGAYQALTHPDINRVAIVDFDVHHGNGTENIVVDDPAILFCSTLQHPFYPNTPLRPVSDTMVSVPLKAGAGGDAFRAAVREHWLPALNAFAPDLVMMSAGFDAHRDDDMGGLALVDADYAWVTLQMRDIADRYAGGRMVSSLEGGYEFKSLARSVEQHIRVLARLEGIV, encoded by the coding sequence ATGGAAACCTTATTTGTTACCCATCCGGCGTGCCAACAACACGACACCGGCTATGGCCACCCAGAATGCGCGGGCCGCCTGCAAGCCATTGAAGAGCATTTGGCGGTTACCCAATTGATGGATTACCTCAGCTACCGACGCGCAAGCCCGGCCAGTGACCGCCAGCTGTTGCGGGTCCACACGGCCGAACTATTGGCGCGCGTGCACGCGCCGATGCCGCCGCAGGGTTACCACCATTTGGACCCGGACACCCGCGTCAGTGCCGGCAGTGCACGGGCCGCCCGCCTCGCCGCCGGCGCGGTGGTCGAGGCCGTTGACGCCGTCATCAGCGGCCAGGCCCAAACCGCCTTTTGCGCCGTGCGACCGCCGGGTCATCATGCCAATGCCGGGGCTGCCTCCGGGTTTTGCCTGTTTAACAACATCGCCGTGGGTGCCTATCAGGCACTAACCCACCCGGACATCAACCGCGTCGCCATCGTCGATTTTGATGTACACCACGGCAACGGCACCGAGAACATTGTGGTCGATGACCCGGCGATCCTATTTTGCTCGACCCTACAGCACCCGTTTTACCCAAATACACCGCTGCGCCCGGTGTCCGACACCATGGTCTCGGTACCGCTTAAGGCCGGCGCCGGCGGTGACGCATTTCGTGCCGCGGTGCGCGAGCACTGGTTGCCGGCATTGAATGCATTTGCGCCAGATCTGGTGATGATGTCGGCCGGGTTCGACGCTCATCGCGACGATGACATGGGCGGTCTGGCCTTGGTCGACGCCGACTACGCCTGGGTCACGCTGCAGATGCGCGATATCGCCGACCGCTACGCCGGCGGACGCATGGTGTCCTCACTCGAGGGTGGCTATGAATTTAAATCCTTGGCCCGATCGGTCGAACAACACATCCGGGTACTGGCCCGCTTAGAGGGTATCGTATGA
- the urtE gene encoding urea ABC transporter ATP-binding subunit UrtE, with translation MLVLDTVNQYYGQSHTLRDLSLDIPTGECTVIMGRNGVGKTTLLQSIMGINPLASGRIMLDGQPIQGHSVEARPTLGLGYVPQGRQIFPLLSVQENLDIGLPMRPRGQRQIPSYIFELFPVLKDMLARRGGDLSGGQQQQLAIARALVIDPKVLLLDEPTEGIQPNVVAEIAGIIQKLNKDMGMTVVLVEQKLPFARKLADRFCILDRGQTVAQGPMEALTGDQVKAYLTV, from the coding sequence ATGCTAGTGCTTGATACCGTCAATCAATACTACGGCCAAAGCCACACCCTGCGGGACTTATCGCTGGACATACCCACTGGCGAGTGCACCGTAATCATGGGCCGCAACGGCGTCGGTAAAACTACGCTGCTACAGTCCATCATGGGCATCAACCCCCTCGCCAGCGGTCGAATCATGCTGGACGGCCAGCCCATTCAGGGCCATTCAGTTGAGGCGCGGCCGACACTGGGCCTTGGCTATGTGCCCCAAGGCCGGCAGATTTTTCCGCTGCTGAGCGTGCAAGAGAACTTGGATATCGGTTTGCCCATGCGGCCGCGCGGACAGCGTCAAATTCCGAGTTACATCTTTGAGTTGTTCCCAGTTCTAAAAGACATGTTGGCGCGGCGCGGGGGCGATTTGTCTGGTGGTCAACAACAGCAGCTGGCGATTGCGAGGGCGCTGGTCATCGACCCCAAGGTGTTGCTATTGGATGAACCAACCGAGGGCATTCAGCCCAACGTGGTGGCCGAAATCGCCGGCATCATTCAAAAGCTCAACAAAGACATGGGCATGACGGTTGTGTTGGTCGAACAAAAACTGCCGTTTGCACGTAAGTTGGCCGATCGCTTTTGCATCCTGGACCGCGGTCAAACCGTGGCGCAGGGCCCGATGGAGGCGTTGACTGGGGATCAGGTCAAAGCCTACCTGACGGTTTAG
- a CDS encoding DUF6435 family protein, with protein sequence MFGLFKKDPKQALEKEYKQLLEQAMKAQRSGDIRGYSELTEKADAIYQKIQAS encoded by the coding sequence ATGTTCGGACTGTTCAAAAAAGACCCCAAGCAAGCGCTCGAAAAAGAATATAAGCAACTGTTAGAGCAGGCCATGAAGGCACAGCGCTCCGGTGACATCCGCGGCTATTCGGAATTAACCGAAAAGGCGGATGCGATTTACCAAAAAATACAGGCCAGCTAA
- a CDS encoding bifunctional enoyl-CoA hydratase/phosphate acetyltransferase: protein MTDWLTNHLYDDIEIGQGDSLERVLTRRDIQLFAVMSGDVNPAHLDDAYADSSAFHGVIAHGMWTGALLSTLLGTQFPGPGTIYLSQQMKFHKPVHIGDRLCVQVTCIEKADRHRVRLNCLATNQDGDRVVSGEAWVMAPTEPVRRPRPQLPNIQFTDRPSGLQQFLLEQCRDVAPIVTAVVHPMDALSLLGALQCQREGLIDPWWIAPKERLLALAESLHVELDTGRIINVGYSHAAAEAAVQFIQDGRGDAIMKGKLHTDELMRPILAKGTGLQTGRRMSHVFAMDTVPYKKPLYITDCALNIRPDLNAKRDICQNAIDLFTAINARIPKVAILAAVETVDANMPSTLDATALCKMAERGQITGALLDGPLAMDNALSAEAAAIKGIVSQVAGDADILLCPDLESGNLLFEQMSYLTGAEGAGIVMGARVPVILTSRASSIDTRVCSAAMACAFVRKQP from the coding sequence GTGACTGACTGGCTGACCAACCACCTGTACGACGACATTGAAATCGGCCAAGGCGATAGCTTGGAGCGGGTGTTGACCCGACGTGACATCCAACTGTTTGCGGTCATGAGCGGGGACGTCAACCCGGCACACCTGGATGATGCCTATGCCGATTCGTCGGCATTCCACGGCGTCATTGCCCACGGTATGTGGACCGGGGCATTGCTGAGCACGCTGTTGGGGACCCAGTTCCCGGGGCCCGGGACGATCTACCTGTCCCAGCAGATGAAGTTTCACAAGCCTGTCCACATCGGCGATCGGTTGTGTGTTCAGGTGACCTGTATTGAAAAAGCCGATCGCCACCGTGTTCGCCTCAATTGCCTGGCGACTAACCAGGACGGTGACCGCGTGGTCTCCGGTGAGGCCTGGGTGATGGCGCCGACCGAACCGGTCAGGCGCCCGCGACCACAACTGCCGAACATCCAATTCACCGACCGGCCGTCGGGGTTACAGCAGTTCCTGCTGGAGCAGTGCCGAGACGTCGCCCCGATCGTGACGGCGGTGGTTCACCCGATGGATGCGCTGTCGTTGCTTGGCGCGCTGCAATGCCAGCGCGAAGGGTTAATTGACCCCTGGTGGATAGCGCCCAAAGAACGCTTGCTGGCGCTGGCCGAATCACTTCACGTCGAGCTGGACACGGGCCGTATTATCAACGTCGGCTACAGCCATGCCGCCGCCGAGGCCGCGGTCCAATTCATTCAGGACGGGCGTGGCGATGCGATCATGAAAGGCAAATTGCACACGGACGAGTTGATGCGGCCGATACTCGCCAAGGGCACCGGACTGCAAACCGGCCGGCGCATGTCGCATGTCTTTGCAATGGACACCGTGCCGTATAAGAAACCGCTGTACATCACTGACTGTGCGCTCAACATACGCCCTGATTTGAACGCCAAACGCGACATCTGCCAAAACGCGATCGACCTGTTTACCGCCATCAACGCGCGCATCCCCAAGGTCGCCATTTTGGCGGCGGTCGAAACGGTCGACGCCAACATGCCATCGACTTTGGATGCGACGGCGCTGTGTAAAATGGCCGAGCGCGGTCAAATCACCGGCGCGTTATTGGACGGTCCACTGGCCATGGACAATGCCTTGAGTGCCGAGGCCGCCGCGATTAAGGGGATCGTTTCGCAAGTCGCCGGTGACGCCGATATTTTGCTGTGCCCGGACTTGGAATCAGGCAATTTGCTGTTTGAACAGATGTCCTACCTGACCGGGGCCGAGGGCGCAGGCATTGTCATGGGCGCACGGGTACCGGTGATTTTGACCTCGCGCGCCAGCTCTATCGACACCCGCGTCTGTTCCGCGGCCATGGCCTGCGCCTTTGTGCGCAAACAACCATGA